The following nucleotide sequence is from Oenanthe melanoleuca isolate GR-GAL-2019-014 chromosome 5, OMel1.0, whole genome shotgun sequence.
GTGGCTGGGGCggtgtttttctttcagctgtggTTTCAGCGAGGAGACATTACTGGGGTGGTTTGTCCTTTTTGCTCTGTATCTAGAAGTGATGCAGAGTTGTCTTCTGTGTCCTCCTTTGCTATGGCatcctgggatggtttgggttggaaggttggaagcccacccagtgccatgCCAGGGGAGAGAACACCTTCCCCTAGAGCAGGCTGCTCcatatcccatccagcctggctcttccagggatggggcagccacagcttgtgTGGCTGTTGCTGTAATATCAGTGTTGTATTTCCCGAATACCTTGTGCAGGGACCTGCCAGGCGTCTCCTCCACAGAAGAGACCAGCACCCCCTTGTTGCTCATAgacactgctggctgtggccTGTTTGAGCTGGAAGTGGAGGATGAACAGTCCAAGGGCAATCCAGGTACCATTGGCCAGAATGGATGGACTGAggtgctcagcccagcacaggcttgGCCACACCCCACAGATGTCTCCTCTGGGGAAGGTGGGGTCCCAGAGAGCCTTGCTTAGCTGAGGGATCATTCTCATTCCCTCCATAAATCTTCAACCTCCAGGGACTCTGAGCTGTGTTGGAGCTCTGGTGACAGTGTCCAACTTGTGGGTGGCCTCTCTGGCTGATGTGTCCCCTTGCAGGGACATTTCTCCATCCtgagggctggggcagggtggaGAATCCCTGTGGCAGGTGCTTTACACCAAGGAAGGGCAAatagcagcaggcagagcacaggcCTGTTTTGGGAAGGCTATGGATAAGGCTCAGAACTACCTCTCAGTCCTCTGCTCCTTCCATGAAATCCTGTCTGGCTCTTCTCTGTGGATTTTCCTAGGATACTgagttctgctgcttttcaccTGAAAGAACAGGTTTCATCACAGAGCTTGAGTGCAAAGTCAGGCTGGAAAATACAAGGGCAGTTTTTACCAGTTTAAATACCTTTTACCTTCTGTTTGACCCCCACCATCATTGAGTGTCTCATTTTTCCATGCACCATTCCATGTGTTGAACACAACAGGCTCTTGTTCCCTCACAGCCAGCCAAAGAGCCTGATCTGAGAGAACTCATGGATTTGGAGCAGGGGATTAGAAGCACATCTCCCCAAATTTGGGAGGCAGCCTTttggcacagctcactgcagtgtCTTGATGTTtattgctgtgttttgctgcaaAGCAGAAGCCCAGCCAATAAACCATGAAATAATTCATACAGGATTTAATTTTTCGTCTTAGATCCCTGTGAACCAGGCACCATCTTGGATAAGCAGTTCATGACAGCCTTTCCTGCTGTTTTGGGGGAGGTGGGCACATTCCTCTGGCCTCTATCCCCTGTCACACTCTGTTCCTGTCCCAGGGGAGGTCCAGCTGGTGGGGATGCACGTCCAGGCCTTGGTGGATGCTGGTGTGAAGGCCAAGGACATTGCTGTGGTGGCCCCCTACAACCTCCAGGTGAGCTGTCCCTCTCCTGGCATCCCCCATctctctgtgcacacagagcaccACAAGATCCCAGAGACCTGCAGAGCCAAATTTAACCAGCATTTGGGATCAGCTCTTGCACCTTTGAGCAGCTTGAGGCCACAGAGAGAAGAGCTGTTAGTGAGGTGTtccacctgcagcctcaggagATGCCAGTGCTCATCCTTGTGGGTTTGGGAGGGTGGGATTTTCCCCCCAGACCCTGCCATTTTAATCCTTTTCACCCAtgtatttcctttaaatctCCCCTTGCTCTGTTTCTCAGGTGGACATGCTCCGACAGCACCTTTGCCACAGCCACCCTGAGCTAGAAATTAAATCAGTGGATGGTTTCcaaggaagggagaaggaagcagTAATCCTGTCCTTTGTCAGATCCAACAAGAAAGGTAAGACCTCGCTGCTGGAGCAttgctccccagggaatggggagGAAGCAGTGTAGCCAAGTGCTCTGGTTTAATTGCAGTGCTCTAACACTTGGTTCTGGATGGATTTACTGGCAAACCCTCCCTTTTCTGcctatttttgtttaattaatgAATATATGTGCAGtcagggctgcagaggaggcTTGTGTGGTACAGCAGGTCCAGGACTGCTCAGTTTAATGGTTTCCTGGCCCTTGAGGCCTCAGAAGAGATTTAAACAGGGCCCTAAGAATGTCACATCCCCACATTTAGGGGCGCTGGGGGGTAATTTCTTAAGTTTTGAGCCCATTTTGGGTCAGTTCCCTGCAGAaagtgagcaggagctggcatCCCAAGCCATGCatgaaaaatgctgcttttgggAGCAAAATCTAGAGCGGAAAATCAAGTTCTTGGCtatcagcagctgcagtgaaagTTAATAGCTGGaaaagagctgctgccctgggggcacagggctcctgtgcaggagctgaagggTTTCGTGGAGCTGGCTGAGCAGGATCACTGTGTTCACCTGTGTTCCATGCTGGGATCAATGCCCTTTCCaaacccacagccctgcagcccttcctgtgctgctggaggtgaaATGCTGAGTgctgaaaggggaaaaaaaagggggaaaatacGCGTGGAAGGAGGAGGTGCCTCTTTTTCCAAACctagaggaggaaaagcagccttgTAGGGAGAATGGAGGCGGGGACAGCACTAAGAATAGTCCTGATCCAGGAGTGACTCACCCCTGGGCTGCTGGGCCTGGGAGGATGAGTGTCCCACAGCCCCTTCtcctgcacagggagagggCAAAGCTCAGATGTGGGACAGGAATTGTTTTCCTAGAGGCTTCTCCTTGACCtgtccttctgcagccattcctgaTCCAGCTGGAAACATCCTTTTAAGAGGAAATTCTTCCCGATGAGGATGCTGTGGCACAGGAtggccagagaagctgtggctgctccaccCCTCagagtgtccaaggccaggttggatggggcttggagcaacctgggataatggaaggtgtccctggcagggggtggaaatGGATGGGCcttaaggtccttcccaacccaaaccattccaggctTCAAAGAAGTTGGATTTGCCCCTGCAGCTGGGTTAAACCTGATCAGAGAAACTGGGAATTGttctctgagctgcagagcagggagagggggtgcccctcactgtccctcaaaggcagcacagatgaggcagagccaggctgggcactgctctggcagAGGCATTAATCTCTTCCCCACTGGCCTCCTCActgttccctggagctgggagcttgGCAGCCACCCACGCTCCGCTCTCGCTGGCTGATCCTGCCTGAGTCATCCCAGCACTGCCGGCTCTCACTGCTGTCTGTGAGCACAGCAAAACCTCCCCGAGTTCCCAAATGGCTGCTCCTACAGACCCTCAAGAatttgggagcaggagggagctctGTAGGACTCAGGGGGGAGTTCTTTACCTGCAGTCTCTCCTCTGTCACAAGGTGAGCCTTTCCCACGCTGCTCCAGCTTGTGTTTGCTCCCAGCTCCAAGCTGAGCTTGTGTCATGGGCCAGGCAGGGAGACATTTCCCCTTTCCATGTGCCTTCCATCCTCTTCCTGTGGGAAGATGGGTTGAAAGGGTATAGTGCATGATAGTCCAGAAGGCAGTGTCTCCTGgagaattacagctgtactgattactGAGAGTGGAGAGATCTGTGCCTGCCCAATGAGTTTGGGTGTTATAAGAGTGGTATAGCTGGCTGCTAGTTGCAGTTTGAGTTAGAGCTTGagagtctgctgcagtttgggatggagcctgctggctgtgctgtgaggagggtAGGGACATGCAGTTGTGCAAGGGACAGATAAggtaagaagatgctgtgtgagggacaggcagggtAAGGCAGCCAGGAAAGGGGCAGGTTGGGgttagccagtcatgcagagaggagagaaggagtcagagctgtgtggtgctgccTGTAAGAAAAGGAGTCAGAGTTGTCAGAAAGAAATACACTGAAAGAAGGCAGGAAGTTTTCTAATAAAGGACTGGTGGTGATGCAGTCTCGACATAGTAATTGCACCATCTTCCCAACACCAGGAATTCAGTGTGGAGCCTGTGGAACACAGGTAGGGAGAGGAACAGATATGAGCAGGGACCGGAGTCCCATAAACACCAACTCTCACTCTCCAGCCAAGAAATCCTTGGCTCACTTGGCCCAAACCCCTGCTGGGAGGCAGCCCTGTCTCCTGaggcatcccttccctcctgtgTTTCCAGGTGAGGTGGGCTTCCTGGCCGAGGAGCGGCGCATCAACGTGGCGGTGACGCGGGCGCGGCGCCAGGTGGCCGTGGTGTGTGACAGCCACACCGTGGGCAGCCGCCCCTTCCTGCGGCGCCTCCTGGACCACCTGGGCCAGCACGGCCTCGTGCGCTCCGCCTTCGAGTACCTGGATGACCTCGTGCCCCAAAACTACCCCGGGGAGGGCAGGGCCCAGCGCCAGCAGGGCCCCAAACCTCCCAAAGCACAGCCGGCTCCAGTGGGGAAGCTCAAAGCGAcggcagctggagcagggagccagAAACCGGGAGCAGGGAGCCAGAAACCGGGAACACGGAGCTCCCCGAGCGCTGCCGGAGCTGGGAGAGATGGCTCAGGCTCAAAGGAGCGTGGGGACAGGTTCAGGGCCATGCTGGTGGCATTCCTGGCGAGCAGCGAGGCGCAGCTGGATTTCCCGGCATCCCTGAATTCCCACGAGCGGATGCTGGTTCACGTGCTGGCGGAGGAGTATGGGCTGCAGCACCTGAGCTCCGGGGAGGGCCGGGACAGGTACATCAGTGTCTGCAAGAGACTCCCCAAGGAGCCCCCGAGCTTGGAGCTGccccctgagccccttcccGAGCCCCCACtgccccctgagccccagcatCCTGGTGGGAAcacccctggccctgcagagccaggggaaAGCAGCCAGGGCTCGGGGAAAGTGGACCTGAAATCCCTGCAcctggagagagtccagagggAGAAAGCCAGGCGGGAGGAGGTGGCGAGGAAGGTGCAGGAGCCTGGCcgtggcagcaggaaaaaggacAAGAGCGAAGCCAAAGGTGGGTCAAGGTTTTTCTAACCAGCACAATTAATGCGCATCCTTGATTGGATCTTAATCCCGGTAGGGTTGCTCCAGACTTTGGGGTTTGGGCATGGAGCATGTGCCTCTTGGAAAGCTGCAGAGATGTGGGAAGTGGCTGCAGCATCCAGGTAGAGGGGTTTGGATACCTGTAGGCACATTCTTTAAGTCAAAGGAAAAACACTGGGGGATCCTTTCCCAGGGGTCTCAGGAATTGCATGGGAGGCTCCCAAGAGtagggagaggagctgaggggAGTCCCTGCTCCACACTGAAGGATGTAAAGGCAGAGgctgccctgtggctgcaggagggtgGGTTTGTTCCCAGGCCCCAATCCAGGTGTGTGCTCacttttcccaggaaaacctGTGATCGAGAGCGTGGCTGGAGAGGATTTTGACgctctgatctctgctgccATCAAAGCTGACAGGACATGCGGCTTCCCCCGCTGCAAGGCCTCTGTCACCACCCTgggccagctctgccaccactgccagcGCCTCTTCTGCCTCAGCCACCACATCCCTGAGGTAAGGAGGGGCAGGATGGGCTTAGCCTGGAATTTTCCCTGTGGAGCTCCCCTGGGCAGGGTTTCCTTGCAGGGAGTTTGAGCAGAGCCCTCCCTGTCAGAGCCTGTACTGAGCTCAGGTacccagggctggcaggtgctggcacctgggctctgctcagctcttccTGGgggcttttctgttttcctctcattttgtgcccttcttttccattttctggcACTTTCACTCTGAGGCCGTGTGGATAAAGTgaggcagggagcagaaatGGAGAAGCATGGGTTTCAGGCTCAAGCAAGCCTGGCCTCAATTCCCAGCTCTTTGCACGTTCCCTCTGTATTCTGAGGATGATCCCAGCCCTTTGCAGATTGTCTCTGCATCCTGGGGACAGGTCAGGCATGGTGCAGTGCTGCCTGGCAAGCATTTCAGaattccctgtgtccttgttCCTCATCCCGCAGCTTCCGTGCCCTGTGTAGttccccagagctcagcagccctATAAATCCTTGGCAAGCTTTTCCCTCTGTCAAGAGCTATCTGTTTCCATGGCAAGGAATAGTTGTATTTATGGTCACTCACCATCCAGGGGGATGGAGATTTATTCCCTGCAGAATGGCCTCTCCCTGCTGAATTGTAACGAGGCTCCAACAATTGCAGGGATTCAAATTCATGTCAGCCCCAGGAAGGGCAGTAACAGCTCTGAGGGAACAGCTGGGACCCCATTCCATGGAAACATAAATAAATGACTTTGGCATGGGCCAAGGAAAGGGATCAGATTTTAGGATTTCACCTGTGAGAAATAATTCCAGTGTTGGACTTGGCTCATTAAAGCAGCAGATTCATGGCTAAAAAAGGACTCCTATTCCCCCAAGCACCTTTCCCAGCTCACTGGAAAGGAGGTGGAAGGAGCCTCTTGAACTGTTCCAAAGGATGATTTACCTGCTGTTCAGAGCTCAGGACCTGGATCTTTATATTTCATTCTGTGTGAGCGGAGCTATAAATGATGGTtcaataaaatacagaataataagTACTAATTACTAATTTTAAACAATAAGAATAAATCTATAAAATATAAAGtctaaatataaaatgaaacaaaattaaaataaatacagtaaataGTAAACaatgataaataataaaataatgaattgaaatgataaaaaataagtATAGAATTCAATATAATAACACAATATATTGATAATAGTGGCTGTAAATGATGGAAGATTATTTTGGAGAGATGCCAAGCAGGCAAAAAAGGAATGCCAGGCTCAGGGAGTGCAAGCCCCTGGTTCCCCCATGGGTGATGCCTGCCCCAGTTGCTGGTGTTTGCTCTCTGCCAGGTGCACGGCTGTGGGGAGAAGGCCAAGGCCCAGGCACGGCAGCGGATCAGCCGGGAAGGGCTCCTGTACCCCGGGAGTGGCTCCAAGGACAAATCCCTGGATCCCGCCAAGCGCGCCCACCTCCAGCGGCGCCTGGACCAGAAGCTCAGCGAGCTGACGAGCCAGAGGAAGGGCaaaaagaaagacaaggagaaaTGAGGGACCTGAATCCTGATTTTTTAACCTCAAAGTTGCTGCTCAGTCCCCCTCCCAGGggaaagctgcagtgctgggcctGGGTGGAACAGGAGGCTCCATTTTGTGGGGAGAATCTGGAGCTGGGAGCCTTCCCAAGCTGTAGAGCTGAGGGAGAGCTGCTGTATtgtcctggctgtccctgtggaCAGGGTGATGG
It contains:
- the IGHMBP2 gene encoding DNA-binding protein SMUBP-2 isoform X1, with the protein product MAAEAAERHLGLLRDEREAELAQSRAWQESVSLKELQRRGVCLLKLQVSSQRTGLYGRLLVTFQPRKWDSDTELPSNSFGPGDIVGLYESAGQGDPLCTGVVTRVTPRAVTVALEEPREGELALDHERSFRLLKLANDVTYNRLKRALTALKQYRGGPASDLIDVLFFASAPRAFPETKPLEFFNASLDESQREAVSFSLAQRELAIIHGPPGTGKTTTLVEIILQAVQQGLKVLCCAPSNVAVDNLVERLAGCRARLLRLGHPARLLPPIQQHCLDAVLARGDNAHIVADIRRDIDHAWAKTKKAQDKGERSHFLGEIKTLRKELKEREEAAMAAALSQASVVLATNTGASSDGPLKLLPETHFDLVVIDECAQALEASCWIPLLKAPKCILAGDHKQLPPTIISQRAAAAGLSLSLMERLAERCGERAVRMLTLQYRMHQHIMAWASSELYGGRLRAHPSVAQHLLRDLPGVSSTEETSTPLLLIDTAGCGLFELEVEDEQSKGNPGEVQLVGMHVQALVDAGVKAKDIAVVAPYNLQVDMLRQHLCHSHPELEIKSVDGFQGREKEAVILSFVRSNKKGEVGFLAEERRINVAVTRARRQVAVVCDSHTVGSRPFLRRLLDHLGQHGLVRSAFEYLDDLVPQNYPGEGRAQRQQGPKPPKAQPAPVGKLKATAAGAGSQKPGAGSQKPGTRSSPSAAGAGRDGSGSKERGDRFRAMLVAFLASSEAQLDFPASLNSHERMLVHVLAEEYGLQHLSSGEGRDRYISVCKRLPKEPPSLELPPEPLPEPPLPPEPQHPGGNTPGPAEPGESSQGSGKVDLKSLHLERVQREKARREEVARKVQEPGRGSRKKDKSEAKGKPVIESVAGEDFDALISAAIKADRTCGFPRCKASVTTLGQLCHHCQRLFCLSHHIPEVHGCGEKAKAQARQRISREGLLYPGSGSKDKSLDPAKRAHLQRRLDQKLSELTSQRKGKKKDKEK